A window of Deltaproteobacteria bacterium CG2_30_66_27 genomic DNA:
CTCCAGCATCTCCTTGATGTAACGTTCCTTGTAGCGCTCGGAACGGACGATGAACAGCTCGAGGTACGCCTTCGCCATGCTACGGATCGGGTCGTTTCCGTCGAAGGAGGGGAAGATCCAGCTGCTGCAGTAGGTGGAGGCCAGGACCGCCGCCTTGAGCCCCGCGAACAGTTCGGAGTGCTGCCGCAGGCGTCCCCACACCGGCATCCCTTCCCAGTAGATCCGCGCCGACTCCCCCTCGACGGCCGCCACGCCGTCCCGGGTCCTCTGTTCGAGCTCCGCCAGGAGCAGCTCGTAGTAATCGATCGCCGTCTGTGTCCCGCGCAGGACGACGGCCGGCGCCATGTGGATCGTCCCGTCGTAGAAGGTGAGCGGCGCGGGGGAGGCCATGGCCGTCTCGAGGACCCGCTTCCACAGCTCGGTGCACTCGCGCGAAAGGGAGACCGTCTCCCGCAGCCGGTCCATGTCGAGCTTCACCCCGGCGATCCCCTCGAGCGTCGGGATCAGGGCCTGAATCTGCAGGGCGACGTCGTCGATGTGGGCGTCGGTCACGTCGTCGACGTTCTTGGGGGAGGTGACCCCGATGGAGGGGACATCGAACTTCTTCGAGTACCAGGCGAACCAGTCCTGCACGTCACGGCACTGGTTCGTATTGTAGACCAGGACGTCGGGCTTCGGCACCGACTCGATCCCCGGGTACGCCTTGACGAGCGGGGTGATCCCTTTCAGATACGCGCCGATGTCGGCCGTGAGATACGAGCAGATGTCGGGCGAGTAACCGATCGCGTTCGCCGCCGGGATGAGGTCCGTCGACATGCGCGTGGCGCCCAGCATGGCCGAGTGGTTTTCGGGGAAGTACACGTCGAAATCCATCGCCCGGAGCAGTTCCGCCGGGCCCACGCTGGTGCACCACGCGACCTTCCGCTTCCCGGTGGTGGCCGCCTCGTTCAGCCCGTGGAAGTAGTCCGCCATGATCTTGTTCATTTTGTCGGCGGCCTGGATCTTCTTTCGCGTCGTCTTCTTCTCTTCAGCCATGGGTCTCTCCCGCGGGGATATTGGTCTCGATCCGGTTCGGATCCGCTTCATCGAGGGCGTAGAGGGCGGCGCCGATCGCGCCGGCCAGTTGAGGAAACTCGGGGAGCACGACCGGCCGTCCGGCCATCTCCCCGGCCATTTCGACGATATAGGGATTGTGCGCCACGACTCCGCCCGTCATGACGACTCGACCGGCGTGGGAGTCCATCTCGATCACTCTCTTGACGACCGAGTAGAAGAGCCCCTTGACGATGTCGGGCACCTTCTTCCCGTGGCGGATGTTCTCGAGGACCTCCGTCGCCGTAAAGACGGTGCAGTAGCTCCCGAGCTTGACCATCTCCCTGGACTGGCGGGCCAGGGCGTCCATCGCCTCCAGGGGGATGTCGAGGCGCTGCGACATCTCCTCGAGAAACGCACCGGTCCCTGCGGCGCACTTCCTGTTCATTTTGAAACTGGCGCGTCGCCCGTCCTGGTCGAGCTGGATGACCTTGTTGTCCTGGCCGCCGATATCGATGATGGTGATCGCCCCGTGGAAATGATCGCGTCCCCACCGGGAGAGGCAGCCGATCTCCGTCTTGCTTTGCGCGGTGACGAAGGCGACGTTGGTCCGGCCGTACCCGGTCGAAATGGCGTGAACGATCGCGTCGCGGGGCACCCCGGCCATCCCCAGCGATTCGTCGAGACAAGCCTCCGCGGTGGCGGCGAAGTCGGTCCCGGATTTCCGGACGGCGTTTCCGAGGAGGCGACGGCGGGCGTCGATCGCGGCGACCTTTACCCTCGATGACCCGATGTCGAGACCGATGAAAACGGGCGTCGACATTCCGCTTAGCGGTCTTCCCACACCGCGGGGCGCTTGGCGATGAAGGCCGTCAGCCCTTCCACGGCGTCGTGGGTGGCCATCAACTCCTCGAGGTACAGCCGTTCGACCTGGGCGAGCTTCCGGCGGACCCGCTCCACCAGCCCGGCACGCGCGGCGCGCACGGCGAACCGGAGGGAACCGGCGCTTCGCTTTTCCAGGTGCTCCTCGAAATACGCGAGGGCGGCCTGCGACGGATCATCTGCCAGCACGTTCACGAGGCCGACCCGGTGCGCCTCCTCCGCCCCGATGCTGCGTCCGGAAAAGAGGAGATCCTCCGCATGCGCCTGTCCG
This region includes:
- a CDS encoding 2-hydroxyglutaryl-CoA dehydratase; amino-acid sequence: MAEEKKTTRKKIQAADKMNKIMADYFHGLNEAATTGKRKVAWCTSVGPAELLRAMDFDVYFPENHSAMLGATRMSTDLIPAANAIGYSPDICSYLTADIGAYLKGITPLVKAYPGIESVPKPDVLVYNTNQCRDVQDWFAWYSKKFDVPSIGVTSPKNVDDVTDAHIDDVALQIQALIPTLEGIAGVKLDMDRLRETVSLSRECTELWKRVLETAMASPAPLTFYDGTIHMAPAVVLRGTQTAIDYYELLLAELEQRTRDGVAAVEGESARIYWEGMPVWGRLRQHSELFAGLKAAVLASTYCSSWIFPSFDGNDPIRSMAKAYLELFIVRSERYKERYIKEMLEKFRIDGIIYHDAKTCPYNSNSRYGLPGRVEADTGVPSLVLSGDLNDLRCVSDEQTKTNVEAFIEQIAEGR
- a CDS encoding ATPase encodes the protein MSTPVFIGLDIGSSRVKVAAIDARRRLLGNAVRKSGTDFAATAEACLDESLGMAGVPRDAIVHAISTGYGRTNVAFVTAQSKTEIGCLSRWGRDHFHGAITIIDIGGQDNKVIQLDQDGRRASFKMNRKCAAGTGAFLEEMSQRLDIPLEAMDALARQSREMVKLGSYCTVFTATEVLENIRHGKKVPDIVKGLFYSVVKRVIEMDSHAGRVVMTGGVVAHNPYIVEMAGEMAGRPVVLPEFPQLAGAIGAALYALDEADPNRIETNIPAGETHG